A stretch of the Notamacropus eugenii isolate mMacEug1 chromosome 2, mMacEug1.pri_v2, whole genome shotgun sequence genome encodes the following:
- the ADAM15 gene encoding disintegrin and metalloproteinase domain-containing protein 15 isoform X12 has protein sequence MRLALLWALGLLGAGSPMPSGPLLDTGQMREQLRLPEGLPRGYPEPQVFQGNLTLNLSEALQDRLPEKLQISLELEGKSHILELQQNGELIPDTPTLVWYQPDGTQVVNEGDTLENCCYQGTVQDHPDSWVSVCICSGLRGLVVLSPEKVYTLDPRSSGVTHISKIEDIHLTGGTCALNPGSHMFIQAQSEVKLGLHHLYRSKRDVVSETKFVELVIVADHEEVQRYPDLHQLQTRMLEVANQVDAFFRPLNVRVALVGVEVWNQKNMITMDRDASITLERFLRWRQTELLPRLQHDSAQLVTKSLFLNSAVGMAVQNSICSPSLSGGVNVDHSVSILGVASTMAHELGHSLGLAHDPPGGNCPCPGQPPAKSCIMEAATAFLPGLSFSSCSKEALEKALLRGAGGCLFSRPPRLAPRPPRCGNLFVEPGEQCDCGFWEECSDPCCNASSCQLMPGAQCASDGLCCQDCQLRPVGWLCRPVRGDCDLPEFCSGDSAQCPLDVSLGDGEPCAGGKAVCAAGHCASYIAQCQALWGPGARPATAFCLQAANTRGDSFGNCGKQYNGSYVPCAHRDASCGQLQCQGGSVHPLLGTAQDTLTETIEANGTRQTCRWTHLDLGSDVAQPFLALMGTACAPGQVCIDQQCQSVKLLGAEECRSKCHGHGVCNSNGHCHCDQGWAPPDCSNQGFGGSVDSGALGQQPKANGSLTTGLLLSLLLLALLMLLGACYWHRTHLRQRLCQFKGTSSQYRASPSGPPERPGPPQRTQATELQLMPSTKSQGPAKPPPPRKPLPSYPQGRLLSGERPDEDSSVPLVVPSRPAPPPPTASGAALRV, from the exons ATGCGGCTGGCGCTGCTCTGGGCACTGGGGCTCCTGGGCGCCGGGAGTCCTATGCCCTCGGGGCCCCTCTTGGACACAG GTCAAATGAGGGAGCAACTCCGGCTGCCAGAGGGGCTGCCTAGAGGGTACCCAGAGCCGCAGGTTTTTCAGGGCAACCTCACTCTCAATCTCTCAGAAGCACTCCAG GACAGGCTTCCTGAGAAATTACAGATCAGTCTAGAGCTGGAGGGTAAGAGCCACATCTTGGAGCTGCAACAGAATGG GGAGCTGATCCCAGACACCCCAACCCTTGTGTGGTACCAGCCTGATGGCACCCAAGTGGTAAATGAGGGAGACACTCTG GAGAATTGTTGCTACCAAGGGACAGTACAAGACCACCCAGACTCCTGGGTGTCTGTTTGCATTTGCTCTGGACTCAG AGGGCTGGTTGTCCTATCTCCAGAGAAAGTATATACCTTAGATCCCAGGTCATCGGGAGTTACCCATATCTCCAAGATAGAAGATATTCACCTGACAGGAGGCACTTGTGCCCTGAACCCAGGATCCCATATGTTCATCCAGGCACAGTCAGAGGTCAAGCTGGGTCTGCATCATCTATATCGG aGTAAACGAGATGTGGTATCAGAGACAAAGTTTGTGGAGCTGGTGATTGTGGCTGACCATGAGGAG GTGCAGAGATACCCAGACCTCCACCAACTACAGACCCGTATGCTAGAAGTGGCTAACCAAGTAGATGCG TTCTTTAGGCCCCTGAATGTACGGGTGGCATTGGTGGGCGTGGAAGTCTGGAACCAGAAAAATATGATCACAATGGACAGAGATGCAAGCATCACCCTGGAACGCTTTCTCCGCTGGCGTCAGACAGAGCTGCTCCCTCGACTACAGCATGACAGTGCCCAGCTGGTCAC GAAGAGCCTGTTTCTGAACTCTGCAGTGGGTATGGCGGTACAGAACTCCATCTGCTCTCCAAGCCTCTCAGGGGGTGTGAATGTG GACCATTCAGTGAGCATTCTAGGTGTGGCATCCACCATGGCCCATGAGCTGGGACACAGCCTGGGCCTTGCACATGACCCCCCAGGAGGTAACTGCCCATGTCCAGGCCAGCCTCCTGCTAAGAGCTGTATCATGGAGGCTGCCACAGC aTTCCTGCCTGGTCTGAGTTTTAGCAGCTGCAGCAAAGAAGCTTTGGAAAAGGCACTTCTGAGGGGAGCAGGTGGTTGCCTCTTTTCTCGGCCACCTCGGCTGGCCCCTCGCCCTCCTCGATGTGGGAACCTATTTGTGGAGCCTGGCGAGCAGTGTGACTGTGGCTTCTGGGAG GAGTGTTCTGATCCCTGCTGTAATGCCTCCAGCTGCCAGCTGATGCCTGGGGCTCAATGTGCTTCAGATGGTCTCTGTTGTCAAGATTGCCAG TTGCGCCCAGTGGGATGGTTATGCCGCCCAGTTCGGGGGGACTGTGACCTGCCTGAGTTTTGCTCAGGGGACAGCGCCCAGTGTCCTTTAGATGTCAGCCTGGGGGATGGTGAACCCTGTGCAGGGGGCAAAGCTGTCTGTGCTGCTGGGCACTGTGCTTCTTACATTGCCCAGTGCCAGGCACTCTGGGGTCCTGGTGCCCGCCCTGCAACTGCTTTCTGTCTCCAAGCTGCCAACACACGAGGAGATAGCTTTGGGAACTGTGGGAAACAGTACAATGGCAGTTATGTGCCATGTGCCCATCG AGATGCCAGCTGTGGGCAACTCCAATGCCAAGGTGGTAGTGTCCACCCTCTATTGGGCACTGCTCAAGATACTCTCACAGAGACCATTGAGGCCAATGGAACACGCCAGACCTGCCGATGGACACATCTAGACCTGGGCAGTGATGTGGCCCAGCCCTTTCTGGCCCTAATGGGCACTGCTTGTGCCCCTGGCCAG GTATGCATTGACCAGCAATGTCAGTCAGTGAAACTTCTGGGGGCAGAGGAATGTCGGAGCAAGTGCCATGGGCATGGg GTCTGCAACAGCAATGGACATTGCCACTGTGACCAGGGCTGGGCACCACCTGATTGCTCcaaccaaggctttgggggcagTGTGGACAGTGGGGCTCTGGGCCAGCAGCCAAAAG CAAATGGGAGCCTGACTACAGGATTGCTCCTCAGTCTCCTCCTTCTGGCCCTGTTGATGCTTCTTGGAGCTTGCTATTGGCACCGTACCCATCTGCGCCAGAGACTCTGCCAGTTTAAGGGAACCAGTTCCCAATATAG GGCATCCCCATCTGGTCCCCCTGAGCGTCCAGGTCCACCTCAGAGAACTCAGGCAACAGAACTCCAGCTGATGCCTAGCACCAAG TCTCAGGGGCCTGCtaagcccccacctcccaggaaGCCGCTGCCCTCCTACCCCCAGGGACGGCTTCTCTCAGGTGAAAGGCCCGATGAAGACAGCTCGGTGCCACTGGTCGTGCCCTCTAG ACCAGCACCTCCTCCCCCTACGGCCTCTGGGGCAGCTCTACGCGTCTGA
- the ADAM15 gene encoding disintegrin and metalloproteinase domain-containing protein 15 isoform X3: protein MRLALLWALGLLGAGSPMPSGPLLDTGQMREQLRLPEGLPRGYPEPQVFQGNLTLNLSEALQDRLPEKLQISLELEGKSHILELQQNGELIPDTPTLVWYQPDGTQVVNEGDTLENCCYQGTVQDHPDSWVSVCICSGLRGLVVLSPEKVYTLDPRSSGVTHISKIEDIHLTGGTCALNPGSHMFIQAQSEVKLGLHHLYRSKRDVVSETKFVELVIVADHEEVQRYPDLHQLQTRMLEVANQVDAFFRPLNVRVALVGVEVWNQKNMITMDRDASITLERFLRWRQTELLPRLQHDSAQLVTKSLFLNSAVGMAVQNSICSPSLSGGVNVDHSVSILGVASTMAHELGHSLGLAHDPPGGNCPCPGQPPAKSCIMEAATAFLPGLSFSSCSKEALEKALLRGAGGCLFSRPPRLAPRPPRCGNLFVEPGEQCDCGFWEECSDPCCNASSCQLMPGAQCASDGLCCQDCQLRPVGWLCRPVRGDCDLPEFCSGDSAQCPLDVSLGDGEPCAGGKAVCAAGHCASYIAQCQALWGPGARPATAFCLQAANTRGDSFGNCGKQYNGSYVPCAHRDASCGQLQCQGGSVHPLLGTAQDTLTETIEANGTRQTCRWTHLDLGSDVAQPFLALMGTACAPGQVCIDQQCQSVKLLGAEECRSKCHGHGVCNSNGHCHCDQGWAPPDCSNQGFGGSVDSGALGQQPKANGSLTTGLLLSLLLLALLMLLGACYWHRTHLRQRLCQFKGTSSQYRASPSGPPERPGPPQRTQATELQLMPSTKSGALGHPDPPSRPLPPDPMPKRLQAALTDRPNPPTRPLPADPVVRSPQSQGPAKPPPPRKPLPSYPQGRLLSGERPDEDSSVPLVVPSRPAPPPPTASGAALRV, encoded by the exons ATGCGGCTGGCGCTGCTCTGGGCACTGGGGCTCCTGGGCGCCGGGAGTCCTATGCCCTCGGGGCCCCTCTTGGACACAG GTCAAATGAGGGAGCAACTCCGGCTGCCAGAGGGGCTGCCTAGAGGGTACCCAGAGCCGCAGGTTTTTCAGGGCAACCTCACTCTCAATCTCTCAGAAGCACTCCAG GACAGGCTTCCTGAGAAATTACAGATCAGTCTAGAGCTGGAGGGTAAGAGCCACATCTTGGAGCTGCAACAGAATGG GGAGCTGATCCCAGACACCCCAACCCTTGTGTGGTACCAGCCTGATGGCACCCAAGTGGTAAATGAGGGAGACACTCTG GAGAATTGTTGCTACCAAGGGACAGTACAAGACCACCCAGACTCCTGGGTGTCTGTTTGCATTTGCTCTGGACTCAG AGGGCTGGTTGTCCTATCTCCAGAGAAAGTATATACCTTAGATCCCAGGTCATCGGGAGTTACCCATATCTCCAAGATAGAAGATATTCACCTGACAGGAGGCACTTGTGCCCTGAACCCAGGATCCCATATGTTCATCCAGGCACAGTCAGAGGTCAAGCTGGGTCTGCATCATCTATATCGG aGTAAACGAGATGTGGTATCAGAGACAAAGTTTGTGGAGCTGGTGATTGTGGCTGACCATGAGGAG GTGCAGAGATACCCAGACCTCCACCAACTACAGACCCGTATGCTAGAAGTGGCTAACCAAGTAGATGCG TTCTTTAGGCCCCTGAATGTACGGGTGGCATTGGTGGGCGTGGAAGTCTGGAACCAGAAAAATATGATCACAATGGACAGAGATGCAAGCATCACCCTGGAACGCTTTCTCCGCTGGCGTCAGACAGAGCTGCTCCCTCGACTACAGCATGACAGTGCCCAGCTGGTCAC GAAGAGCCTGTTTCTGAACTCTGCAGTGGGTATGGCGGTACAGAACTCCATCTGCTCTCCAAGCCTCTCAGGGGGTGTGAATGTG GACCATTCAGTGAGCATTCTAGGTGTGGCATCCACCATGGCCCATGAGCTGGGACACAGCCTGGGCCTTGCACATGACCCCCCAGGAGGTAACTGCCCATGTCCAGGCCAGCCTCCTGCTAAGAGCTGTATCATGGAGGCTGCCACAGC aTTCCTGCCTGGTCTGAGTTTTAGCAGCTGCAGCAAAGAAGCTTTGGAAAAGGCACTTCTGAGGGGAGCAGGTGGTTGCCTCTTTTCTCGGCCACCTCGGCTGGCCCCTCGCCCTCCTCGATGTGGGAACCTATTTGTGGAGCCTGGCGAGCAGTGTGACTGTGGCTTCTGGGAG GAGTGTTCTGATCCCTGCTGTAATGCCTCCAGCTGCCAGCTGATGCCTGGGGCTCAATGTGCTTCAGATGGTCTCTGTTGTCAAGATTGCCAG TTGCGCCCAGTGGGATGGTTATGCCGCCCAGTTCGGGGGGACTGTGACCTGCCTGAGTTTTGCTCAGGGGACAGCGCCCAGTGTCCTTTAGATGTCAGCCTGGGGGATGGTGAACCCTGTGCAGGGGGCAAAGCTGTCTGTGCTGCTGGGCACTGTGCTTCTTACATTGCCCAGTGCCAGGCACTCTGGGGTCCTGGTGCCCGCCCTGCAACTGCTTTCTGTCTCCAAGCTGCCAACACACGAGGAGATAGCTTTGGGAACTGTGGGAAACAGTACAATGGCAGTTATGTGCCATGTGCCCATCG AGATGCCAGCTGTGGGCAACTCCAATGCCAAGGTGGTAGTGTCCACCCTCTATTGGGCACTGCTCAAGATACTCTCACAGAGACCATTGAGGCCAATGGAACACGCCAGACCTGCCGATGGACACATCTAGACCTGGGCAGTGATGTGGCCCAGCCCTTTCTGGCCCTAATGGGCACTGCTTGTGCCCCTGGCCAG GTATGCATTGACCAGCAATGTCAGTCAGTGAAACTTCTGGGGGCAGAGGAATGTCGGAGCAAGTGCCATGGGCATGGg GTCTGCAACAGCAATGGACATTGCCACTGTGACCAGGGCTGGGCACCACCTGATTGCTCcaaccaaggctttgggggcagTGTGGACAGTGGGGCTCTGGGCCAGCAGCCAAAAG CAAATGGGAGCCTGACTACAGGATTGCTCCTCAGTCTCCTCCTTCTGGCCCTGTTGATGCTTCTTGGAGCTTGCTATTGGCACCGTACCCATCTGCGCCAGAGACTCTGCCAGTTTAAGGGAACCAGTTCCCAATATAG GGCATCCCCATCTGGTCCCCCTGAGCGTCCAGGTCCACCTCAGAGAACTCAGGCAACAGAACTCCAGCTGATGCCTAGCACCAAG TCTGGTGCTCTTGGTCACCCTGACCCCCCTTCCCGGCCGCTCCCGCCAGACCCTATGCCCAAGAGACTACAG GCTGCACTGACTGATCGACCCAATCCCCCCACCCGTCCGCTACCCGCCGACCCGGTGGTGAGGAGCCCACAG TCTCAGGGGCCTGCtaagcccccacctcccaggaaGCCGCTGCCCTCCTACCCCCAGGGACGGCTTCTCTCAGGTGAAAGGCCCGATGAAGACAGCTCGGTGCCACTGGTCGTGCCCTCTAG ACCAGCACCTCCTCCCCCTACGGCCTCTGGGGCAGCTCTACGCGTCTGA